A single region of the Sphingobium sp. EP60837 genome encodes:
- the nusA gene encoding transcription termination factor NusA: protein MANAISANKAELLAIANSVASEKMIDKAIVIEAMEDAIQRAARARYGAENDIRAKLDPESGDLRLWRVVEVVEAVDDYFKQVDLKQAQKLKKDAVVGDFIVDPLPPIDLGRIDAQSAKQVIFQKVRDAERERQHEEFKDRVGEIITGVVKSVEFGHVVVNLGRAEGVIRRDQQIPREVVRVGDRIRSVILNVRRENRGPQIFLSRAHPEFMKKLFAQEVPEIYDGVIEIKAAARDPGSRAKIGVISRDSSIDPVGACVGMKGSRVQAVVQEMQGEKIDIIPWSEDTATFVVNALQPAQVARVVIDEEEERIEVVVPDDQLSLAIGRRGQNVRLASQLTGKAIDIMTEADASEKRQKEFVARSELFQNELDVDETLSQLLVAEGFGELEEVAYVGVEELAGIEGFDEDLAAELQSRAQEALERREAAARDERRALGVEDALADMPHLNEAMLVTLGKAGIKTLDDLADLATDELVAKKRVDQRRRRSETTEDKGGILAEYGLSEEQGNEIIMAARAHWFEGEEA, encoded by the coding sequence ATGGCCAACGCCATTTCCGCCAACAAGGCCGAGTTGCTCGCAATCGCGAACAGCGTCGCCAGCGAGAAGATGATCGACAAGGCGATCGTCATCGAGGCGATGGAAGATGCGATCCAGCGCGCCGCCCGCGCGCGCTATGGTGCGGAAAACGACATCCGCGCGAAGCTGGACCCCGAAAGCGGCGACCTGCGCCTGTGGCGTGTGGTCGAGGTGGTCGAGGCCGTCGATGACTATTTCAAGCAGGTCGATCTCAAGCAGGCGCAGAAGCTGAAGAAGGACGCCGTTGTCGGCGACTTCATCGTCGATCCGCTGCCCCCGATCGACCTTGGCCGAATCGACGCGCAGTCGGCAAAGCAGGTGATCTTCCAGAAAGTCCGCGACGCTGAGCGCGAGCGTCAGCATGAGGAATTCAAGGACCGCGTGGGTGAGATCATCACCGGCGTCGTCAAGTCGGTCGAGTTCGGCCATGTCGTCGTGAATCTGGGCCGCGCCGAAGGCGTCATCCGCCGCGACCAGCAGATCCCGCGCGAAGTCGTGCGCGTCGGGGACCGCATCCGTTCGGTGATCCTGAACGTGCGCCGCGAAAATCGCGGACCGCAGATCTTCCTCAGCCGCGCGCATCCCGAATTCATGAAGAAGCTGTTCGCGCAGGAAGTGCCCGAAATCTATGACGGCGTGATCGAGATCAAGGCTGCGGCCCGCGATCCGGGCTCGCGCGCCAAGATCGGCGTCATCAGCCGCGATTCGAGCATCGATCCTGTCGGCGCCTGCGTCGGTATGAAGGGCAGCCGCGTGCAGGCCGTCGTGCAGGAAATGCAGGGCGAAAAGATCGACATCATCCCCTGGAGCGAAGACACCGCGACCTTCGTCGTCAACGCGCTCCAGCCTGCTCAGGTCGCCCGCGTCGTCATTGACGAGGAAGAAGAGCGCATCGAAGTCGTCGTTCCCGACGATCAGCTCAGCCTCGCCATCGGCCGTCGTGGCCAGAATGTCCGTCTCGCCAGCCAGCTGACCGGCAAGGCGATCGACATCATGACCGAGGCCGACGCGTCCGAGAAGCGCCAGAAGGAATTCGTCGCCCGTTCCGAACTGTTCCAGAACGAGCTGGACGTGGACGAGACCCTCTCGCAGCTGCTGGTGGCTGAAGGCTTTGGCGAGCTGGAAGAAGTCGCCTATGTCGGCGTCGAGGAATTGGCCGGGATCGAAGGTTTCGACGAAGATCTCGCCGCAGAGCTGCAGAGCCGTGCGCAGGAAGCGCTGGAACGCCGCGAAGCCGCTGCCCGCGACGAGCGCCGCGCGCTGGGCGTCGAGGACGCGTTGGCCGACATGCCGCACCTCAACGAAGCCATGCTGGTGACGCTGGGCAAGGCAGGGATCAAGACGCTCGACGATCTGGCCGATCTTGCGACCGACGAACTGGTGGCGAAGAAGCGCGTCGATCAGCGCCGCCGCCGCAGCGAGACCACGGAGGACAAGGGCGGAATCCTTGCCGAATATGGCCTCAGCGAAGAGCAGGGCAATGAAATCATCATGGCCGCTCGCGCCCACTGGTTCGAGGGTGAGGAAGCCTAA
- the rimP gene encoding ribosome maturation protein RimP: MADIAELTALIEPEVKALGFELVRIKLFGSGDEYTLQIMAENPATKQLVIEDCATISRRLSDVLDEADPIEEAYRLEVSSPGIDRPLTRLHDFMEWAGHEAKIATTETVAGRKSFRGLLNGVEGEEIQFKDNKAGDVMIPFATVGEAKLVLTDALISATMPLSSEGADEFDTEE; this comes from the coding sequence ATGGCGGACATCGCCGAACTGACCGCGCTGATCGAGCCAGAGGTGAAAGCCTTGGGGTTCGAGCTTGTGCGCATCAAGCTGTTCGGGTCCGGTGACGAATATACGCTGCAGATCATGGCGGAAAATCCAGCCACCAAGCAGCTCGTCATCGAGGATTGCGCCACCATTTCGCGCCGCCTGTCGGATGTGCTGGACGAGGCTGATCCAATCGAGGAGGCCTATCGGTTGGAGGTCAGCTCGCCTGGGATCGACCGGCCGCTTACCCGGCTGCACGATTTCATGGAATGGGCCGGGCACGAAGCAAAGATCGCCACGACCGAGACGGTTGCCGGGCGCAAGAGCTTTCGCGGGCTTCTGAACGGCGTCGAAGGCGAGGAAATTCAGTTCAAGGACAATAAGGCCGGGGATGTGATGATCCCCTTCGCGACCGTGGGCGAGGCCAAGCTCGTGCTGACCGACGCGCTCATTTCTGCTACCATGCCGCTCTCTTCCGAGGGTGCGGACGAGTTTGACACCGAAGAATAA
- a CDS encoding peptidylprolyl isomerase: MLSNFRRFIHSKFGALFALLFLGVIAAAFIMGDISSGKFGSSLGGGGETVAKAGGTRLTLTQFQERVQRVFENARRGTPGLQISEFLAQGAASQIYDQLVAAMTLKEYAKDQDVHISKRLVDAQIAQIPAFQDAAGNFSQENFRQLLLRERITEQALREDITREILERQMLAPLGLGVKLSDSIILPYASLLLEARQGTIAAIPAMAFKDIKDPSDAQLAGYYRENAARFTIPEQRRIRYAVIDGERFTQAAQPTEAEIAAAYNQNKASYAAKESRSFEQLILPTEAAAKAIAAEVKGGKSLAAAAQGAGLEASTLTDQSRESLAASSSAAVANAGFAAKQGELAGPIRGSLGWVILRVSSVKTIPARALSAVRDEIAATLRSQKQKRLLSEFTGKVEDQIADGGSFEEVVKDNGLKLETTPFLLANSKQVEDQAYQPSADVVPLLAPVFQMSQDDDAQLIPIKPDQRYALAAPAEIRAAAPPPLEKVKPLVVAQYKLTQGSAKAKALAEQIRAKVAKGMKLADAVSQAGVALPAPQTVGGRRADIMREGQRPPAEVAILFSMAANSVKTLPIGQDRGYFVVQLNGIKHGDAGGQTALLNQVRSQLSDVVGQEYAQQFERAVEKQLGVTRNPSAVADVQRALASTNGGAQ, translated from the coding sequence ATGCTTTCCAACTTCCGCCGCTTCATCCATTCGAAATTCGGCGCGCTTTTCGCGCTCCTTTTCCTCGGCGTCATCGCGGCGGCCTTCATCATGGGCGACATCAGCAGCGGGAAGTTCGGTTCATCGCTCGGCGGCGGCGGCGAAACCGTGGCCAAGGCCGGCGGCACGCGCCTGACGCTGACGCAGTTCCAGGAACGGGTGCAGCGCGTCTTCGAAAATGCCCGCCGCGGCACCCCCGGCCTCCAGATCAGCGAGTTTCTGGCACAGGGCGCTGCTAGCCAGATCTACGATCAGTTGGTCGCTGCGATGACGCTGAAGGAATATGCCAAGGATCAGGACGTCCACATTTCCAAGCGCCTGGTCGATGCGCAGATCGCGCAAATCCCCGCCTTCCAGGACGCAGCCGGCAATTTCAGCCAGGAAAATTTCCGCCAATTGCTGCTCCGCGAACGCATCACCGAACAAGCATTGCGCGAGGATATCACGCGAGAGATTCTCGAGCGGCAGATGCTTGCGCCCTTGGGCTTGGGCGTGAAGCTCTCCGACAGCATCATCCTGCCTTACGCCTCGCTTCTGCTTGAGGCGCGTCAAGGCACGATCGCCGCCATCCCGGCCATGGCGTTCAAGGACATCAAAGATCCCAGCGACGCTCAGCTTGCTGGCTACTATCGCGAGAATGCGGCGCGTTTCACGATCCCCGAACAGCGGCGCATCCGTTACGCGGTCATCGATGGTGAACGCTTCACCCAGGCTGCTCAGCCGACCGAAGCTGAAATCGCCGCTGCCTATAATCAGAACAAGGCCAGCTATGCCGCGAAGGAAAGCCGCAGCTTCGAACAACTGATTCTGCCCACCGAAGCGGCCGCCAAGGCGATCGCTGCTGAGGTGAAGGGTGGCAAGTCGCTCGCCGCCGCCGCGCAGGGCGCAGGTCTTGAAGCATCGACGCTGACCGACCAAAGCCGCGAGAGCCTGGCCGCTTCCTCTTCGGCTGCCGTCGCCAATGCCGGTTTCGCCGCCAAGCAAGGCGAGTTGGCCGGTCCGATCCGCGGGTCGCTCGGATGGGTCATCCTGCGTGTCTCGTCGGTGAAGACCATCCCGGCGCGTGCCCTGTCAGCTGTCCGCGATGAAATCGCCGCCACGCTGCGCAGCCAGAAACAGAAGCGTCTGCTGAGCGAATTCACCGGCAAGGTCGAAGACCAAATCGCGGACGGCGGCAGCTTTGAAGAAGTGGTCAAGGATAATGGCCTGAAGTTGGAAACCACGCCCTTCCTGCTGGCGAACAGCAAGCAGGTCGAGGATCAGGCCTATCAGCCCTCCGCCGATGTGGTCCCGCTGCTGGCGCCGGTTTTCCAGATGAGCCAGGACGATGATGCCCAGCTTATTCCGATCAAGCCCGACCAGCGTTATGCACTGGCCGCACCTGCCGAAATTCGCGCGGCAGCCCCGCCGCCGCTGGAAAAGGTGAAGCCCCTTGTCGTTGCCCAATATAAGCTGACGCAGGGCAGTGCGAAGGCGAAGGCGCTGGCGGAACAGATCCGGGCGAAAGTCGCCAAGGGCATGAAGCTAGCCGACGCTGTCTCGCAAGCGGGCGTTGCCTTGCCCGCGCCGCAGACCGTTGGTGGCCGCCGCGCCGACATCATGCGCGAAGGACAGCGTCCCCCTGCCGAAGTCGCCATCCTCTTCTCCATGGCCGCGAACAGCGTGAAGACGCTGCCGATCGGACAGGATCGTGGCTATTTCGTCGTGCAGTTGAACGGCATCAAACATGGTGATGCGGGCGGGCAGACAGCGTTGCTCAATCAGGTCCGCAGCCAGCTCAGCGATGTCGTCGGCCAGGAATACGCCCAGCAGTTCGAACGCGCCGTGGAAAAGCAACTTGGCGTGACGCGCAATCCGTCAGCGGTGGCAGACGTCCAACGGGCGCTCGCCAGCACCAATGGCGGCGCGCAATAA
- a CDS encoding PQQ-dependent sugar dehydrogenase, whose amino-acid sequence MRTSFVALLPLILLACSPDNATGQNSAASAESAKPFKTSIIADFDSPWAMTFLPDGRALITEKAGEMILFDPKNGTKIPIAGIPQVDSAGQGGLMDVVLAPGFAKDGTVYFSFSESGPGGKGVALATGIFNQASDGTTKLDGVKTIFRATPYVEGNGHYSGRIAFSPDGKYLFFTNGERQKFDPAQDPKSTLGKVLRLNLDGTPAAGNPLAAKGFHPAIWSYGHRNLLGVAFDKDGRLWEQEMGPKGGDEVNLIKPALNYGYPKASNGDHYDGKLIPDHSAHDGFEAPKLWWNPVISPAGLLYYSGDMFPEWKGSLFIGGLSSQSLVRVKLDGETAAKADQWDMGARIREVEQGPDGALWLLEDGGQGSQGRLLKLTPAR is encoded by the coding sequence ATGCGTACTTCCTTTGTGGCTTTGCTTCCTCTCATCCTATTGGCCTGCTCGCCCGACAACGCCACCGGCCAGAACAGCGCAGCCTCGGCCGAAAGCGCCAAGCCCTTCAAAACCTCCATCATCGCCGATTTCGATTCGCCCTGGGCGATGACCTTCCTCCCCGACGGACGCGCTCTGATCACGGAAAAGGCGGGCGAGATGATCCTGTTCGATCCGAAGAACGGCACCAAAATCCCGATCGCTGGCATCCCGCAGGTCGATAGTGCGGGCCAAGGCGGGCTGATGGATGTTGTCTTGGCGCCAGGCTTTGCCAAGGACGGGACAGTCTATTTCAGCTTTTCCGAATCCGGCCCAGGCGGCAAGGGCGTGGCGCTCGCCACCGGCATCTTCAACCAAGCAAGCGATGGCACAACCAAGCTAGACGGCGTAAAAACCATCTTCCGCGCGACACCCTATGTGGAGGGAAACGGCCATTATTCGGGCCGCATCGCTTTTTCCCCCGATGGCAAATATCTCTTCTTCACCAATGGCGAGCGGCAGAAATTCGATCCAGCGCAGGACCCTAAATCAACATTGGGTAAAGTGCTGCGCCTCAATCTCGACGGCACGCCCGCCGCGGGCAATCCCCTCGCCGCCAAGGGTTTCCACCCCGCCATCTGGTCCTACGGCCACCGCAACCTGCTTGGCGTCGCTTTCGACAAGGATGGCCGCCTGTGGGAGCAGGAAATGGGCCCCAAGGGCGGCGACGAGGTAAACCTGATCAAGCCCGCGCTCAACTATGGTTATCCCAAGGCGTCGAACGGGGACCATTATGACGGCAAGCTGATCCCCGATCACAGCGCGCATGACGGGTTTGAAGCGCCTAAACTCTGGTGGAATCCGGTGATCTCGCCCGCGGGGCTGCTCTATTATTCAGGCGACATGTTTCCTGAATGGAAGGGTTCGCTGTTCATCGGCGGGCTGTCGAGCCAGTCGCTTGTCCGGGTGAAGCTCGATGGTGAGACTGCCGCCAAGGCCGATCAATGGGATATGGGCGCGCGGATTCGCGAGGTGGAACAAGGTCCCGACGGCGCACTCTGGCTGCTGGAGGATGGGGGACAAGGGTCTCAAGGCCGGTTGTTGAAGCTGACGCCGGCGCGTTAG
- a CDS encoding CTP synthase — protein MARYIFITGGVVSSLGKGLMAASLAALLQARGFRVRIRKFDPYLNVDPGTMSPYQHGEVYVTDDGAETDLDLGHYERFTGVSARQSDNVTQGRVYQTIIQRERRGDYLGATVQVIPHVTDEIKAFATADTDDLDFVLCEIGGTVGDIESLPFMEAIRQLHNDLDRGQSIFVHVTLVPYIAAAGELKTKPTQHSVRELTSLGIQPDILLCRCEHPLPDSERAKIALFCNVRKEAVIPALDASSIYAVPAQYHAEGLDDEVLRAFGIEGSRKPSMDRWLDIMDRQQNPEGEVTIGVVGKYVGLPDAYKSLHEALHHGGFANRVKVNIKWIDAELFEKGDDVAASLEPMHGILVPGGFGVRGSEGKIASVKFARERNVPFFGICLGMQMACIEGARNTAGIAEASTTEFGETSEPVVGLITEWMSTEGLQKRTAETDLGGTMRLGAYPAKLDGNSVVAGVYGATEISERHRHRYEVNAGYREPLEKGGLIFSGMSPDGTLPEIVERPDHPWFVGVQFHPELKSKPFDPHPLFASFIEAAVKQSRLV, from the coding sequence ATGGCGCGGTATATTTTCATCACCGGCGGCGTGGTCTCCTCGCTTGGCAAGGGCCTGATGGCCGCTTCGCTTGCAGCACTGCTGCAGGCGCGAGGTTTCCGTGTGCGCATTCGGAAGTTCGATCCCTATCTCAACGTCGATCCGGGCACGATGAGCCCGTATCAGCATGGCGAAGTCTATGTGACCGACGACGGGGCGGAAACCGACCTCGATCTTGGCCATTATGAGCGCTTCACCGGCGTTTCCGCGCGCCAATCGGACAATGTGACGCAGGGCCGGGTCTATCAGACCATCATCCAGCGCGAGCGGCGCGGCGACTATCTTGGCGCGACGGTGCAGGTGATCCCGCACGTAACCGATGAGATCAAGGCGTTCGCGACCGCCGACACCGACGATCTGGATTTCGTCCTGTGCGAGATCGGCGGCACGGTGGGCGACATCGAATCGCTGCCCTTCATGGAGGCGATCCGCCAGCTGCATAACGACCTTGATCGCGGGCAGTCGATCTTCGTTCATGTGACGCTGGTTCCCTATATTGCAGCGGCGGGCGAACTGAAGACCAAGCCGACGCAGCATAGCGTGCGTGAGCTGACGTCGCTCGGCATCCAGCCCGACATATTGCTCTGCCGCTGCGAACATCCGCTGCCCGACAGTGAGCGGGCGAAGATCGCGCTCTTCTGCAATGTGCGGAAGGAAGCGGTGATCCCGGCGCTCGACGCCAGCAGCATCTATGCCGTTCCTGCGCAATATCATGCCGAAGGGCTGGATGACGAAGTGCTGCGCGCCTTCGGCATCGAAGGGTCGCGCAAGCCGTCGATGGACCGCTGGCTCGACATCATGGACCGGCAGCAAAATCCCGAAGGCGAGGTCACCATTGGCGTGGTCGGCAAATATGTCGGCCTGCCTGATGCCTACAAGTCGCTGCACGAAGCGCTGCATCATGGCGGCTTCGCGAACCGGGTGAAGGTCAACATCAAGTGGATCGACGCCGAGCTGTTCGAGAAGGGCGACGATGTCGCCGCCAGCCTGGAACCGATGCACGGCATCCTCGTCCCCGGCGGCTTTGGCGTGCGCGGGTCGGAAGGCAAGATCGCCAGCGTCAAGTTCGCGCGTGAGCGGAACGTGCCTTTCTTCGGCATTTGCCTGGGCATGCAGATGGCCTGCATCGAAGGCGCGCGCAATACGGCGGGAATCGCCGAAGCATCGACCACCGAATTTGGCGAGACAAGCGAACCTGTGGTCGGCCTCATCACCGAATGGATGAGCACGGAAGGGCTGCAGAAGCGCACGGCCGAAACTGATCTGGGCGGCACGATGCGGCTGGGGGCCTATCCGGCAAAGCTCGACGGCAACAGCGTCGTGGCGGGCGTCTATGGCGCGACCGAGATCAGCGAGCGGCACCGCCATCGCTATGAGGTCAATGCGGGCTATCGCGAGCCGCTGGAAAAGGGCGGGCTGATCTTTTCGGGCATGTCGCCCGATGGCACGCTGCCGGAGATTGTCGAGCGGCCGGACCATCCCTGGTTCGTCGGCGTGCAGTTCCATCCGGAGTTGAAGTCCAAGCCGTTCGACCCGCATCCCTTGTTTGCGAGCTTTATCGAAGCGGCAGTGAAGCAGAGCCGGTTGGTTTGA
- the secG gene encoding preprotein translocase subunit SecG produces MFTFILVVQAIVAALLVTVILMQKSEGGGLGVGGSPAGLMSARGAADFLTRSTTVLATIFVLLSVVLAVIASVQHAPSDIDTSLVKQAPATPAAPAPATGSADPLAGAAGAASNGQAANGAVPLAN; encoded by the coding sequence ATGTTCACTTTCATCCTCGTCGTGCAGGCCATTGTCGCGGCCCTGCTTGTCACCGTCATTCTGATGCAGAAGTCGGAAGGTGGCGGCCTTGGAGTCGGTGGCAGCCCGGCGGGGTTGATGTCCGCGCGTGGTGCAGCGGACTTCCTGACCCGTTCGACGACTGTTCTGGCGACCATCTTCGTGCTGCTGTCGGTGGTGCTGGCGGTGATTGCTTCGGTCCAGCATGCGCCGAGCGATATCGACACGTCCCTGGTGAAGCAGGCGCCCGCGACGCCCGCTGCTCCGGCTCCGGCCACCGGCAGCGCTGATCCGCTTGCTGGTGCAGCGGGCGCGGCGAGCAATGGCCAGGCGGCAAACGGCGCGGTTCCGCTCGCCAACTGA
- the trpE gene encoding anthranilate synthase component I: MAARNKMAIGVGPAGNDGIAAARAALTTGKSALVWRRQIADTDTPISAALKLFEPDRGDFLLESVEGGAVRGRYSLIGLAPDLVFRAQGQSAEINRNWANDRDAFVPEAVGALEALRALVAECRAEFDPALPAALACLVGYFGYETVGLVEKLPRPVPNPLELPDMLFVRPTVILVFDRLADALYLVAPVWKGSFSNADAAIDQALDRIDATAARLAAPLPSEPPPPEIADVEVTPVLEPGRYKSMVERAKDYIVAGDIFQVVLAQRFTSPFTLPPIALYRALRRINPSPFLYYLDLPGFALIGSSPEILVRARDGEVTIRPIAGTRPRGKTAVEDAANRESLLADPKERAEHLMLLDLGRNDVGRVASAGTVTVTDSYTVEFYSHVMHIVSNVVGRLSPDKDALDALFAGFPAGTVSGAPKVRACEIIAELEPETRGAYAGGVGYFGPDGNMDSCIVLRTAVLKDGVMHVQAGAGIVADSTPEYEQRECEAKSGALLAAAREAVYLARQARFGQ; encoded by the coding sequence ATGGCGGCGCGCAATAAGATGGCGATCGGCGTGGGCCCGGCAGGCAATGACGGCATAGCGGCCGCGCGCGCTGCACTGACCACTGGCAAGTCCGCCCTGGTGTGGCGGCGTCAGATTGCGGACACTGACACGCCCATCTCCGCCGCGCTCAAACTGTTCGAACCCGATCGCGGCGACTTCCTGCTGGAATCGGTGGAAGGGGGCGCGGTGCGCGGCCGCTACAGCCTGATCGGTCTCGCTCCCGATCTGGTTTTCCGCGCGCAAGGGCAGTCCGCCGAGATCAACCGCAATTGGGCAAACGATCGCGATGCGTTCGTCCCGGAAGCCGTGGGCGCGCTTGAAGCCTTGCGCGCGCTGGTCGCCGAATGCCGCGCGGAGTTTGACCCTGCGCTTCCTGCGGCGCTCGCCTGCCTTGTGGGCTATTTCGGTTATGAGACCGTGGGCCTGGTGGAAAAGCTCCCCCGCCCCGTCCCCAATCCGCTTGAACTGCCCGACATGCTGTTCGTGCGACCGACCGTCATACTGGTTTTCGATCGGCTGGCCGACGCGCTCTACCTGGTCGCGCCGGTGTGGAAGGGGAGCTTCAGCAATGCCGACGCCGCGATCGACCAGGCTCTCGACCGCATCGATGCTACGGCGGCGCGCCTTGCAGCACCCCTGCCGTCCGAGCCGCCTCCGCCGGAGATCGCTGATGTCGAGGTGACGCCCGTGCTGGAGCCGGGCCGATATAAGAGCATGGTCGAGCGAGCCAAGGACTATATCGTCGCGGGCGACATATTCCAGGTGGTGCTGGCGCAGCGTTTCACTAGCCCCTTCACCCTGCCCCCGATCGCGCTTTATCGCGCGCTGCGGCGGATCAACCCCTCGCCCTTCCTCTATTATCTGGACCTGCCCGGCTTTGCACTGATCGGATCAAGTCCGGAAATATTGGTCCGGGCGCGCGATGGCGAAGTCACAATCCGGCCGATCGCGGGCACCCGTCCGCGCGGCAAGACGGCGGTCGAGGACGCGGCCAATCGGGAAAGCCTGCTGGCCGATCCGAAGGAACGTGCCGAACATCTGATGCTGCTGGACCTTGGCCGCAACGATGTCGGCCGCGTGGCCAGCGCCGGGACGGTCACGGTCACCGACAGCTACACCGTCGAATTCTACAGCCATGTCATGCACATCGTGTCGAATGTGGTCGGCAGGCTGTCGCCGGACAAGGATGCGCTGGACGCCCTGTTTGCGGGCTTCCCTGCAGGCACCGTGTCAGGAGCGCCCAAGGTGCGCGCTTGCGAGATCATCGCCGAACTGGAGCCGGAAACGCGCGGAGCCTATGCGGGCGGCGTGGGCTATTTCGGGCCTGACGGGAATATGGACAGCTGCATCGTTCTGCGCACCGCCGTGCTGAAGGATGGCGTCATGCATGTGCAGGCCGGGGCCGGCATCGTCGCTGACTCAACGCCCGAATATGAGCAGCGCGAATGCGAGGCGAAGAGCGGCGCGCTCCTCGCTGCGGCAAGGGAAGCCGTTTATCTCGCCCGGCAGGCCCGCTTCGGCCAATAG
- a CDS encoding DUF4242 domain-containing protein, giving the protein MPQFVIEREMPGAGRLRSDELRNASQGSCNVLRELGPEIQWVHSYVTDDKIYCVYRAPSEELIRQHAELAGLPANSIARIRATIDPTTAE; this is encoded by the coding sequence ATGCCGCAATTCGTGATCGAGAGGGAAATGCCCGGCGCGGGAAGGCTGCGAAGCGATGAACTGAGAAACGCGTCGCAAGGCTCCTGCAATGTCCTGCGCGAGCTTGGGCCGGAGATCCAGTGGGTGCACAGCTATGTCACCGACGACAAGATATACTGCGTTTATCGAGCCCCAAGCGAAGAGCTGATCCGCCAGCATGCGGAACTGGCGGGCCTCCCTGCCAACAGTATCGCGCGCATACGTGCGACGATTGATCCGACGACGGCCGAGTAG
- the tpiA gene encoding triose-phosphate isomerase codes for MGRRKLVVGNWKMNGLRAQLGEVEAIGGVAAEHAGVEVGLCLPATLITAASAVSGAAFVGAQDCHMKDSGAHTGCLSATMLAEAGASWTIVGHSERRQDQGESDADVAAKALAAKAAGLKVILCVGESLDVRDAGDAEAIVSAQLLASLPEGAAADWLAIAYEPIWAIGTGRIPTMEAVEDMHKALRSALAGRIGEGKAGAMRILYGGSMNGDNAAELMAIEDVDGGLVGGASLTAAKFAPVIAAAR; via the coding sequence ATGGGCAGGCGCAAGCTGGTGGTCGGCAATTGGAAGATGAACGGCCTCCGCGCCCAGCTGGGTGAGGTCGAGGCGATCGGCGGGGTTGCCGCGGAACATGCTGGGGTGGAGGTTGGCCTGTGCCTGCCCGCGACGCTGATTACAGCGGCGAGCGCGGTCAGTGGCGCGGCCTTTGTCGGGGCGCAGGACTGCCACATGAAGGATAGCGGCGCGCATACCGGCTGCCTGTCGGCGACGATGCTGGCCGAAGCGGGCGCGAGCTGGACCATCGTCGGCCATAGCGAGCGGCGGCAGGACCAGGGCGAAAGCGATGCCGATGTGGCGGCCAAGGCGCTCGCGGCAAAGGCTGCGGGTCTGAAGGTCATCCTTTGCGTTGGCGAAAGCCTGGACGTGCGCGATGCGGGCGATGCCGAAGCAATTGTCTCGGCGCAACTGCTGGCCTCGCTGCCCGAGGGCGCGGCGGCGGACTGGCTGGCGATTGCCTATGAACCAATCTGGGCGATCGGCACCGGACGCATCCCGACGATGGAAGCGGTCGAGGACATGCACAAGGCGCTGCGCTCGGCGCTTGCGGGCCGCATCGGCGAAGGCAAGGCCGGCGCGATGCGCATCCTCTATGGCGGGTCGATGAACGGCGACAATGCGGCCGAGTTGATGGCGATCGAGGATGTCGATGGCGGTCTGGTCGGCGGTGCGAGCCTGACTGCGGCGAAATTCGCCCCGGTGATCGCGGCGGCGCGCTGA